Proteins found in one Oncorhynchus mykiss isolate Arlee chromosome 3, USDA_OmykA_1.1, whole genome shotgun sequence genomic segment:
- the nmt2 gene encoding glycylpeptide N-tetradecanoyltransferase 2 isoform X1, translating to MFSSMMAEDSESAASQQSLELDDQDTCGIDGDNEEENEHMQGSPGGDLGAKKKKKKQKRKKEKPSSGGAKSDSASDSQEIKNPGLPMQKLQDIQRAMELLSCQGPAKSIDEATKHKYQFWDTQPVPKLNEVVTSHGPMEADKDNIRQEPYSLPQGFMWDTLDLSNADVLKELYTLLNENYVEDDDNMFRFDYSPSFLKWALRPPGWLPQWHCGVRVSSNKKLVGFISAIPADIHIYDTLKKMVEINFLCVHKKLRSKRVAPVLIREITRRVNLEGIFQAVYTAGVVLPKPVSTCRYWHRSLNPRKLVEVKFSHLSRNMTLQRTMKLYRLPDSTKTPSLRAMERRDVRQVTELLQKHMRRFQLAPSMGEEEVAHWFLPQDNIIDTFVVEGAGGVLTDFTSFYTLPSTVMHHPQHRSLKAAYSFYSVHTHTPLLDLMNDTLILAKLKGFDVFNALDLMENKVFLEKLKFGIGDGNLQYYLFNWKCPPMDPDMVGLVLQ from the exons atgttttcaTCCATGATGGCGGAAGATAGCGAGTCCGCAGCCAGTCAGCAGAGCCTGGAGCTGGACGACCAGGACACCTGCGGAATAGATGGCGATAACGAGGAGGAGAATGAACACATGCAAGG gagcCCGGGGGGAGACTTGGGGgctaagaagaagaagaagaaacagaagagaaagaaagagaagccGAGCTCTGGAGGGGCCAAGTCAGACTCTGCCTCAGACTCACAGGAGATAAAG AACCCAGGGCTGCCCATGCAGAAGCTGCAGGACATCCAGAGAGCCATGGAGTTGCTGTCCTGCCAGGGACCAGCTAAGAGCATCGACGAGGCCACCAAACACAAGTACCAGTTCTGGGACACACAGCCAGTACCTAAACTCA ATGAGGTTGTAACCAGCCATGGGCCCATGGAGGCTGACAAGGACAACATCAGACAGGAGCCCTACTCTCTACCACAGGGCTTTATGTGGGACACGCTGGACCTCAGCAACGCTGACGTG ctgaaGGAGTTGTACACCTTGTTGAATGAGAACTATGTGGAGGatgatgacaacatgtttagattTGATTACTCACCCAGCTTTCTCAAATG ggcgtTGCGTCCTCCAGGCTGGTTGCCCCAGTGGCATTGTGGGGTGAGGGTTTCCTCCAATAAGAAACTGGTTGGTTTCATCAGTGCCATTCCTGCTGATATCCACATCTACGACAC cttaAAGAAAATGGTTGAGATCAACTTCCTGTGTGTTCATAAGAAATTGCGTTCAAAGCGTGTGGCTCCAGTTCTGATCAGGGAGATCACACGAAGGGTTAACTTGGAGGGTATATTCCAGGCCGTCTACACGGCAGGAGTGGTACTACCCAAACCTGTGTCTACCTGCAG GTACTGGCATCGTTCTCTGAACCCCAGGAAGCTGGTGGAGGTGAAATTCTCTCACCTGAGCAGAAACATGACGCTGCAGAGAACCATGAAACTGTACAGACTACCAGAC AGCACTAAGACCCCGAGCTTGCGAGCGATGGAGAGGCGTGACGTGCGTCAGGTGACAGAGCTGCTGCAGAAACATATGAGACGTTTCCAGCTGGCGCCCTCTATGGGCGAGGAGGAGGTGGCACACTGGTTCCTCCCTCAGGACAACATCATAGACACATTTGTCGTAGAG GGTGCTGGTGGTGTGTTGACAGACTTCACTAGTTTCTACACCCTGCCCTCCACAGTGATGCACCATCCACAGCACAGAAGTCTAAAGGCTGCTTACTCCTTCTacagcgttcacacacacactccactacTGGACCTGATGAATGACACTCTCATACTGGCCAAACTG AAAGGCTTTGATGTGTTTAATGCTCTGGACCTGATGGAGAACAAGGTGTTTCTGGAGAAGCTCAAATTTGGCATCGGAGACGGCAACCTGCAGTATTACCTCTTTAACTGGAAATGTCCCCCCATGGACCctgacatg GTTGGCCTTGTTCTTCAATAA
- the nmt2 gene encoding glycylpeptide N-tetradecanoyltransferase 2 isoform X2, with protein MSSRIHLTSPGGDLGAKKKKKKQKRKKEKPSSGGAKSDSASDSQEIKNPGLPMQKLQDIQRAMELLSCQGPAKSIDEATKHKYQFWDTQPVPKLNEVVTSHGPMEADKDNIRQEPYSLPQGFMWDTLDLSNADVLKELYTLLNENYVEDDDNMFRFDYSPSFLKWALRPPGWLPQWHCGVRVSSNKKLVGFISAIPADIHIYDTLKKMVEINFLCVHKKLRSKRVAPVLIREITRRVNLEGIFQAVYTAGVVLPKPVSTCRYWHRSLNPRKLVEVKFSHLSRNMTLQRTMKLYRLPDSTKTPSLRAMERRDVRQVTELLQKHMRRFQLAPSMGEEEVAHWFLPQDNIIDTFVVEGAGGVLTDFTSFYTLPSTVMHHPQHRSLKAAYSFYSVHTHTPLLDLMNDTLILAKLKGFDVFNALDLMENKVFLEKLKFGIGDGNLQYYLFNWKCPPMDPDMVGLVLQ; from the exons ATGAGCTCGCGCATACATCTAAC gagcCCGGGGGGAGACTTGGGGgctaagaagaagaagaagaaacagaagagaaagaaagagaagccGAGCTCTGGAGGGGCCAAGTCAGACTCTGCCTCAGACTCACAGGAGATAAAG AACCCAGGGCTGCCCATGCAGAAGCTGCAGGACATCCAGAGAGCCATGGAGTTGCTGTCCTGCCAGGGACCAGCTAAGAGCATCGACGAGGCCACCAAACACAAGTACCAGTTCTGGGACACACAGCCAGTACCTAAACTCA ATGAGGTTGTAACCAGCCATGGGCCCATGGAGGCTGACAAGGACAACATCAGACAGGAGCCCTACTCTCTACCACAGGGCTTTATGTGGGACACGCTGGACCTCAGCAACGCTGACGTG ctgaaGGAGTTGTACACCTTGTTGAATGAGAACTATGTGGAGGatgatgacaacatgtttagattTGATTACTCACCCAGCTTTCTCAAATG ggcgtTGCGTCCTCCAGGCTGGTTGCCCCAGTGGCATTGTGGGGTGAGGGTTTCCTCCAATAAGAAACTGGTTGGTTTCATCAGTGCCATTCCTGCTGATATCCACATCTACGACAC cttaAAGAAAATGGTTGAGATCAACTTCCTGTGTGTTCATAAGAAATTGCGTTCAAAGCGTGTGGCTCCAGTTCTGATCAGGGAGATCACACGAAGGGTTAACTTGGAGGGTATATTCCAGGCCGTCTACACGGCAGGAGTGGTACTACCCAAACCTGTGTCTACCTGCAG GTACTGGCATCGTTCTCTGAACCCCAGGAAGCTGGTGGAGGTGAAATTCTCTCACCTGAGCAGAAACATGACGCTGCAGAGAACCATGAAACTGTACAGACTACCAGAC AGCACTAAGACCCCGAGCTTGCGAGCGATGGAGAGGCGTGACGTGCGTCAGGTGACAGAGCTGCTGCAGAAACATATGAGACGTTTCCAGCTGGCGCCCTCTATGGGCGAGGAGGAGGTGGCACACTGGTTCCTCCCTCAGGACAACATCATAGACACATTTGTCGTAGAG GGTGCTGGTGGTGTGTTGACAGACTTCACTAGTTTCTACACCCTGCCCTCCACAGTGATGCACCATCCACAGCACAGAAGTCTAAAGGCTGCTTACTCCTTCTacagcgttcacacacacactccactacTGGACCTGATGAATGACACTCTCATACTGGCCAAACTG AAAGGCTTTGATGTGTTTAATGCTCTGGACCTGATGGAGAACAAGGTGTTTCTGGAGAAGCTCAAATTTGGCATCGGAGACGGCAACCTGCAGTATTACCTCTTTAACTGGAAATGTCCCCCCATGGACCctgacatg GTTGGCCTTGTTCTTCAATAA
- the nmt2 gene encoding glycylpeptide N-tetradecanoyltransferase 2 isoform X3 — MGSPGGDLGAKKKKKKQKRKKEKPSSGGAKSDSASDSQEIKNPGLPMQKLQDIQRAMELLSCQGPAKSIDEATKHKYQFWDTQPVPKLNEVVTSHGPMEADKDNIRQEPYSLPQGFMWDTLDLSNADVLKELYTLLNENYVEDDDNMFRFDYSPSFLKWALRPPGWLPQWHCGVRVSSNKKLVGFISAIPADIHIYDTLKKMVEINFLCVHKKLRSKRVAPVLIREITRRVNLEGIFQAVYTAGVVLPKPVSTCRYWHRSLNPRKLVEVKFSHLSRNMTLQRTMKLYRLPDSTKTPSLRAMERRDVRQVTELLQKHMRRFQLAPSMGEEEVAHWFLPQDNIIDTFVVEGAGGVLTDFTSFYTLPSTVMHHPQHRSLKAAYSFYSVHTHTPLLDLMNDTLILAKLKGFDVFNALDLMENKVFLEKLKFGIGDGNLQYYLFNWKCPPMDPDMVGLVLQ, encoded by the exons ATGGG gagcCCGGGGGGAGACTTGGGGgctaagaagaagaagaagaaacagaagagaaagaaagagaagccGAGCTCTGGAGGGGCCAAGTCAGACTCTGCCTCAGACTCACAGGAGATAAAG AACCCAGGGCTGCCCATGCAGAAGCTGCAGGACATCCAGAGAGCCATGGAGTTGCTGTCCTGCCAGGGACCAGCTAAGAGCATCGACGAGGCCACCAAACACAAGTACCAGTTCTGGGACACACAGCCAGTACCTAAACTCA ATGAGGTTGTAACCAGCCATGGGCCCATGGAGGCTGACAAGGACAACATCAGACAGGAGCCCTACTCTCTACCACAGGGCTTTATGTGGGACACGCTGGACCTCAGCAACGCTGACGTG ctgaaGGAGTTGTACACCTTGTTGAATGAGAACTATGTGGAGGatgatgacaacatgtttagattTGATTACTCACCCAGCTTTCTCAAATG ggcgtTGCGTCCTCCAGGCTGGTTGCCCCAGTGGCATTGTGGGGTGAGGGTTTCCTCCAATAAGAAACTGGTTGGTTTCATCAGTGCCATTCCTGCTGATATCCACATCTACGACAC cttaAAGAAAATGGTTGAGATCAACTTCCTGTGTGTTCATAAGAAATTGCGTTCAAAGCGTGTGGCTCCAGTTCTGATCAGGGAGATCACACGAAGGGTTAACTTGGAGGGTATATTCCAGGCCGTCTACACGGCAGGAGTGGTACTACCCAAACCTGTGTCTACCTGCAG GTACTGGCATCGTTCTCTGAACCCCAGGAAGCTGGTGGAGGTGAAATTCTCTCACCTGAGCAGAAACATGACGCTGCAGAGAACCATGAAACTGTACAGACTACCAGAC AGCACTAAGACCCCGAGCTTGCGAGCGATGGAGAGGCGTGACGTGCGTCAGGTGACAGAGCTGCTGCAGAAACATATGAGACGTTTCCAGCTGGCGCCCTCTATGGGCGAGGAGGAGGTGGCACACTGGTTCCTCCCTCAGGACAACATCATAGACACATTTGTCGTAGAG GGTGCTGGTGGTGTGTTGACAGACTTCACTAGTTTCTACACCCTGCCCTCCACAGTGATGCACCATCCACAGCACAGAAGTCTAAAGGCTGCTTACTCCTTCTacagcgttcacacacacactccactacTGGACCTGATGAATGACACTCTCATACTGGCCAAACTG AAAGGCTTTGATGTGTTTAATGCTCTGGACCTGATGGAGAACAAGGTGTTTCTGGAGAAGCTCAAATTTGGCATCGGAGACGGCAACCTGCAGTATTACCTCTTTAACTGGAAATGTCCCCCCATGGACCctgacatg GTTGGCCTTGTTCTTCAATAA